The following are encoded together in the Peromyscus leucopus breed LL Stock chromosome 1, UCI_PerLeu_2.1, whole genome shotgun sequence genome:
- the LOC114688826 gene encoding nicotinamide phosphoribosyltransferase-like: MNAAAEAEFNILLATDSYKVTHYKQYPPNTSKVYSYFECREKKTENSKVRKVKYEETVFYGLQYILNKYLKGKVVTKEKIQEAKEVYKEHFQDDVFNERGWNYILEKYDGHLPIEVKAVPEGSVIPRGNVLFTVENTDPECYWLTNWIETILVQSWYPITVATNSREQKKILAKYLLETSGNLDGLEYKLYDFGYRGVSSQETAGIGASAHLVNFKGTDTVAGIALIKKYYGTKDPVPGYSVPAAEHSTITAWGKDHEKDAFEHIVTQFSSVPVSVVSDSYDIYNACEKIWGEDLRHLIVSRSTEAPLIIRPDSGNPLDTVLKVLDILGKKFPVTENSKGYKLLPPYLRVIQGDGVDINTLQEIVEGMKQKKWSIENVSFGSGRALLQKLTRDLLNCSFKCSYVVTNGLGVNVFKDPVADPNKRSKKGRLSLHRTPAGNFVTLEEGKGDLEEYGHDLLHTVFQEREGDKKLFL, encoded by the coding sequence ATGAATGCTGCGGCAGAAGCCGAGTTCAACATCCTGCTGGCCACCGACTCGTACAAGGTTACTCACTATAAACAATACCCACCCAACACAAGCAAAGTTTATTCCTACTTTGAATGCCgtgaaaagaagacagaaaactcCAAAGTAAGGAAGGTGAAATACGAGGAAACAGTATTTTATGGGTTGCAGTACATTCTTAATAAGTACTTAAAAGGTAAAGTAGTAACCAAAGAGAAAATCCAGGAAGCCAAAGAAGTGTACAAAGAACATTTCCAAGACGATGTCTTTAATGAAAGGGGATGGAACTACATTCTTGAGAAATACGATGGTCATCTCCCAATTGAAGTAAAGGCTGTTCCTGAGGGCTCTGTCATTCCCAGAGGGAATGTGCTGTTCACAGTGGAGAACACAGACCCCGAGTGCTACTGGCTTACCAACTGGATTGAGACTATTCTTGTTCAATCCTGGTATCCAATTACAGTGGCCACAAATTCgagagagcagaagaaaatatTGGCCAAATACTTGTTAGAAACTTCTGGTAATTTAGATGGTCTGGAATACAAGTTATATGATTTTGGTTACAGAGGAGTCTCTTCACAAGAGACTGCTGGCATAGGAGCTTCCGCTCATTTGGTTAACTTCAAAGGAACAGACACAGTGGCGGGAATCGCTCTAATTAAAAAGTACTACGGAACAAAAGATCCTGTTCCAGGCTATTCTGTTCCAGCGGCAGAGCACAGTACCATAACAGCTTGGGGGAAAGACCATGAGAAAGATGCTTTTGAACACATAGTAACACAGTTCTCATCAGTGCCTGTATCTGTGGTCAGTGACAGCTATGACATTTATAATGCTTGTGAGAAAATATGGGGTGAAGACCTAAGACATTTAATAGTATCAAGAAGTACAGAGGCACCACTAATCATCAGACCCGATTCTGGAAATCCGCTTGACACCGTATTAAAGGTCTTAGATATTTTAGGCAAGAAGTTTCCTGTCACTGAGAACTCAAAGGGCTACAAGTTGTTACCACCATATCTGAGAGTCATTCAGGGAGACGGAGTGGATATCAACACTTTACAGGAGATTGTAGAGGGaatgaaacaaaaaaagtggAGCATCGAGAATGTCTCCTTTGGCTCTGGCAGAGCCCTGCTGCAGAAGCTAACAAGAGACCTCTTGAACTGCTCCTTCAAGTGCAGCTATGTGGTGACCAATGGCCTTGGGGTTAATGTCTTTAAGGACCCAGTTGCTGATCCCAACAAAAGGTCAAAAAAGGGCCGGTTATCTTTACATAGGACACCAGCGGGGAACTTCGTTACacttgaagaaggaaaaggagacctTGAGGAATATGGCCACGATCTTCTCCATACGGTTTTTCAAGAACGGGAAGGTGACAAAAAGCTATTCCTTTGA